A region of the Myxococcus stipitatus DSM 14675 genome:
AAGAGGACGCCGCGATGAAGGCCGCTGGCGCGGTGAGCCTCACGTCCCCCATGTCGAACGTCCTGACCGCGCAGCCTCCGCACGCGGTGCTTCACGAGGAGCTCCGATGAAAGGCCTCCTGGTCCGCGCAAGCCTTCGCCACCTGGGTCGACACCCGTGGCTGACGGCGCTGTCCCTCGTGGGGATTGCGCTGGGTGTGGCGGTGGTCGTGTCCATCGACCTGGCGAGCGGCAGCGCGATGCGCGCGTTCGAGCGCTCCACCGATGCGGTGGCGGGGCGCGCCACGCATCAACTGCTGGGGGGCACGTCGGGGCTGCCGGAGCGCGTGTATCGCGACCTGCGCGTGCGGCCCGATGCGCCCGTGTCCGCGCCCGTGGTGGAGGGCTACGCGCAGGCGAGCGTGGGCGACCGGCGCACGCTCACGCTGCTGGGGATGGACCCCTTCGCGGAGGCGCCCTTCCGAGACTTCTCCAGCGGCGCCGCGGGGGACGTGAGCACGCTGCTCACCGAGCCGGGCACCGTGCTCCTCAGCGCACGCGCGGCCCGAGCGCTGGGCGTGGGAGTCGGCGACGTGTTGCCGGTGCGGGTCGCCGGACGCGACGCCCGGCTCCGCGTCATGTCCCTGATTGCCCCCGCGAACGAGGACACCGCGCGCGCGGTGGAGTCCCTCGCGCTGATGGACCTCTCCACCGCGCAGGAGCTGCTCGGCCAGGAAGGCCGGCTCACGCGCGTGGACCTGATTCTCCCCGGGGGCGAAGCGCAGGCGGAGCAACTCCGCGCGGCGCTGCCGCCCGGGACGGAGCTGGTCCGAGCCTCCGCGCGAACCGGAACCCTGGAGCAGATGACGCGGGCGTTCCGCACCAACCTCACCGCGCTCTCGCTGCTGGCGCTCGTGGTGGGGATGTTCCTCATCTACAACACGATGACGTTCTCGGTGGTGCAGCGGCGCGGCCTCCTCGGCCGGCTGCGCGCGGTGGGCATCACCCGTCGGGAGCTGTTCGCGCTCGTCCTGGGTGAGGCCCTGGTGCTGGGACTGGTGGGCACGGTGGCGGGGCTGCTGCTCGGCATCATCCTGGGGCGAGGGCTCGTCGGCCTCATCACCCAGACACTCAATGACCTCTACTTCGTGGTGAGCGTGCGCAGGCTGGCGCTGGAGCCCCTCACGCTGGCGAAGGGCCTGGGCCTGGGCCTGGGCGCCACGGTGCTCGCGGCGCTGGTGCCCGCGTGGGAGGCCGCGCGCTCGGCGCCGGTGACGACGCTGCGCCGCTCAACGCTCGAGGACGTCTCCCGCACCCGCGCGCCCAAGCTCGCGCTGATGGGGCTGGCGCTGCTGGCCTCGGGCGTGGGGATGTTGAACTGGCCCACGCACGCGCTGCTCCCCGCCTACGTGGGACTCTTCGGAGTCCTGCTGGGCGCGGCGCTGCTGGTGCCCTGGCTGACGGAGCGGCTGTCGCTCATCGCCGCCGTGCCGCTGGGCCTCTCCTTCGGACTGCTGGGGCGCATGGCCGCGCGCGGTGTGCGGACCAGCCTGAGTCGCACGGCGGTGGCGCTGGCCGCGTTGATGGTCGCGGTCGCGACGACGGTGGGCGTGGGGCTGATGGTGTCCAGCTTCCGAGGCACCGTGATGTCCTGGCTGGAGGCCTCCCTCCTCGCGGACGTGTACATCTCCCCGGCCACGATGGTCGCCCGGCGCGAGTCCGCCTCGCTGACACCCGGGCTCGCCGAGCACCTGCGCGCCACGCCGGGCATCGCCGGCAGCAGCTCCCTGCGGCTGACGCAGGTCCAGGTGGATGGGCTGCGCACGGACCTGTCCGCGGTGGACTTGAGCCGCACGGCGGCGCGGCCCTATCGCTTCAAGCAAGGCGACGACGCATCCGTGTGGCGCGAGCTGGAGTCATCCACGGATGCGCTCATCGTCTCGGAGCCCCTGTCCTTCCATCGCGGCGTGAACGTCGGCGA
Encoded here:
- a CDS encoding ABC transporter permease, whose product is MKGLLVRASLRHLGRHPWLTALSLVGIALGVAVVVSIDLASGSAMRAFERSTDAVAGRATHQLLGGTSGLPERVYRDLRVRPDAPVSAPVVEGYAQASVGDRRTLTLLGMDPFAEAPFRDFSSGAAGDVSTLLTEPGTVLLSARAARALGVGVGDVLPVRVAGRDARLRVMSLIAPANEDTARAVESLALMDLSTAQELLGQEGRLTRVDLILPGGEAQAEQLRAALPPGTELVRASARTGTLEQMTRAFRTNLTALSLLALVVGMFLIYNTMTFSVVQRRGLLGRLRAVGITRRELFALVLGEALVLGLVGTVAGLLLGIILGRGLVGLITQTLNDLYFVVSVRRLALEPLTLAKGLGLGLGATVLAALVPAWEAARSAPVTTLRRSTLEDVSRTRAPKLALMGLALLASGVGMLNWPTHALLPAYVGLFGVLLGAALLVPWLTERLSLIAAVPLGLSFGLLGRMAARGVRTSLSRTAVALAALMVAVATTVGVGLMVSSFRGTVMSWLEASLLADVYISPATMVARRESASLTPGLAEHLRATPGIAGSSSLRLTQVQVDGLRTDLSAVDLSRTAARPYRFKQGDDASVWRELESSTDALIVSEPLSFHRGVNVGDTVQLATDRGLHDFRVVGVYFDYGSDVGTVLMPRATYDRWFDDRGVSGVALYAAPGQDLDALLASVRERAGDSQALLIRSNRSLRQMSMEVFDRTFTITQVLRLLAICVAFVGVLSALMSLQLERARELAVLRATGLTPGQLWGLVSLQTGLLGLLAGLFSLPLGVGLAYILVHVINQRSFGWTLRLAVSPETLGQALLLSLVAAALAGLYPAWKMARANPALALREE